ttcaaatttaaatattttacatgtCATAAATTtcattgaatatatttaaataattaaaatattttttaaaaaaagtaaaaaaaaatgaatcaGGGGTAAAATAAATTTGGGTTATGCATTTACAAATACgaactaatttaatttaagtttacAATTCATATTTTAGATTGAACTTGGCTTGAAATGTTTAATAGTGTGTAAATACAAACATTGCTATTGCAAAATGTAAGATGCCACCTCTAATTCCATTCCGTTATAGGTAAATGTATCATGAAACCTTTGTATTATACTTTGAATTGTATTTTAGTCTCTCTATAATAAAAAAGAGAGgagtaaattagtccctatatgttaGAAGAGTGAACAAAATAGACCCTCCGTTAAAATTGCaccattaaatatttattttagtgtatatatatataatttataataacaaatttagctctcaatttttacaaaattttttaatttaaccctaATCTTTTATTAGaagtaaattagattttttttaatggttataagattttttttgtttaattgattataagatttttgaaatataatcccaatttttttaaaaaaatcaatcttAATGAGTTGGTAttgttatttttagtaaaatatatattatctttttataaattttttataattcttatactttttaaataatattaaattttaaaagtatttaattgattttttttaatttgttacaaGGCCTTTTTACTTTTTAGCCTTattagtttcaaaaaattttattttacttctaATAAATAGTAggagttaaattgaataaatatgtaaaaattgagagctaaatttattattatatcttatTTATAAACACCAAAACAAACAATTAGCGGTGCAAATTTAAGGAATGAATTGTTTTACTAATGTAAAAAGACTTTGTagtatttttactaaaataaagtTATAATTTTGCTTGAATATGCACAAACTTGGATGGTAAGTAGTGCATTTTGTAGCATCTATGCCAAGTAAAATCAATGTTTGACCAAACAAAACTAACATGtataataaaatcataatcatAGCATTTGACCCTAATCATAATCCCAAGTTTCCCACTTTACCAAACATTCCTAGGACCTATTAACCCAAGAATCTCTTCCCAAAGCCCAACATTTCCAACACTTTCAAGCCCAATTACACTTGGGCTACAAGCCACAACtatccaaaaactagcctttattTCTTCATCTAATTGTTCCTTGTCCCACAAACAATACCCATCAAAGAACCTAAAATCCCTTGCCTTCACCACATTTCTCTTCACCATCTCAGCTGCATACCTTGCACTTTCTTTAGTCCCATAGTACAACCCTTTCATTACTTCTTCAAAAACCCCACTTTTCTCCAcaccaccatcatcatcatccttTGTTGGACTCACCAAAAAAAACCCATCTTCCAATGGCCCACCGAAGAACAATGGCACATGAGAGAACACCTCCGAGACATCTCGGATAGTTGTTGATCTTATTTCTTTGATAGATTTGAGCGATGATTGATTTAGTATGATCCCTAATGGGCCTATGGACCCTGCTTTTAAGAGGAGGATCACCGTCCGCTCAAAAATGTGGACCCCGTCGAGTTTTTTGGTAGCGATAAGTAGACAACCTTTTTCGGGCTCACGGATGGTGTGAGCCCATTTGTCACCAATTGTAACAGGTTGAGGAGGTTGGTCCACTAGTGTATCAGGATCAATCCATGATGAAGGGCTTGAAACTTTCTCGGTTGCCACTAATTTAGCTCTAAACGAACGCCAATCAGAATCAAGGGTGGGCTTCTTCTCATCATTTGAAAGGCAGCCTAACATTGGTAAAATCAATAATGATATAAAACCATTTTGTGGTTAAAATTTGTCGTAGATCCCTATACttttcacaaatttagaatttaatccttatacttttatttctaggaatttattctatttactttttaaattttaatgatataaaACAAGAAGGTTATATTCAAAGAAAATgaatacattaatttattaaacaacttTGAGTTTAATTAGTGAATATATTTCAATAAAAGTATTCAAATTATGACAAAAATATCAAACCTAAAGTAAGATTTAATAACGAAATTGAAGAACTCACATGTAATAGAACTTGGTGAAGCAACTTTTGTAGAGTAGAAAAGGCTGGAATTGGTGTTGGGAAAAGGAAGTGTTTTAGGTTTGATTGAGGGCTCAAACTCAATAGTTTGAATGAAGGATTTTGATGAGAAGAAACAAGCTTCCATGTGTTGTGTTTTTGTCTTCTTTGCTTTGGCTAATGGAAGTGAAGTCCCCAAAGGATAAGACCAAGCAAGTTATAGTTGGACTTGAGAGTGGATTTCTATCACAAGTTCATTCCCACTCTATCCAATCATTTGTTCAATGCTAACATTTCTGATCAATTGTGTGTAATTTTGAGCTAAATTTATGTATGGATTTATccacttattttcaaaattgacagagattaaattattttaatttttttgaaagagaCCAATTTATTCAATATCGAAATTAAGAGAAACTGGATAAGTATTTTTACTTTACTCGTATCCTTATCTTCCGAGCTATACTCCTGATTTTCAGAACTTAAATGTTGCAAGTTGGTGAGTGCTAATAAGAACAAGACTTTCCATTGGACTAAGACTGCTTATCTTTTGTTAGATTTTCTTGGCCTTAAATTGTTTCTTGTCTTTGTAAGTTACCGTGATTATGCCTAAGTATTTGAACTATTATTGAATTTATTGAGTACAAGTACTCCAAGcataatataaattcatatattatttatgcCTATATCGGTGTTTGCAAATGTTAGTATTGTAATCCTATATCGGTATAGAATAGGGTGTAAATGAGATATTAGTGTTTGCAAGTTATATGAGTTcgacttgaaaaaaaattgaattcaattCGATTATTATCAAGTTGAACTCGAGTAGCTCGAGCTATCAATCGAGCCATATTCGAGTTTAGTAATATTTGACTCGAAAGACTCGTGAGCCTTAtctaactttttatatttttatattattaaattatgttattgctcttaatatatattattagccCTATGCTTAATTACTAAGTCAAGCTCTAGCTCGAGTTTGACTCTGAGCTTAAAAATAAATGGTCGATCGAGTTCGAGCCAAGTATCAATATTCGAATTTCAAGTTGAGTTTGAGCTTGGTACTATTCGAGCTTGGCTTGACTAGATTATACCCTTACTAAAGAAcctataatataaataatttgggaataattataaaaaaatattttttttattttctaatttataaattaaaataaattttttataagtaaataaatcttaaaagaaaaaaagaaaaaagaaaaagaagaagccaAAAATTGAAAGAACCGATTGAACCAAACCAAAGAAATTATTCAATTTTAGGGTTAAATTCAGTACAATTTATTTGGTTTTGTTGGCTTAATCAATTTATTcggttttttatataaaaactcgAACTCACCGAATATAAACCTTCAATATCTAATACTTACACTCGAATCCAAGTCTGAATAACCTAGCTTGTAAAAGTGCATCTATCTAAATCACTAGCTCACCAACTTCTACCGGTAAGGTTGCATCTTTGGGATGTGCAACTCGCTTAAGGTCCTGAGCCAACCTGTGAACCATTCCATATATGCTATCAAAATTAGGATGTGATCTATCAAACACGGTGAACTCATGGACTTCATTGTCTATTTCAATTGAGCTTGCTCCTGATGGTTTTTGGACCCCTACGCTCTTCATCTGAAGCCTTACCGTTGCAACACCATCCCAATCTCCTGCCGCAGCAAATATATTAGATAACATGGAATAATTTCCGGGATCCGTACGATCCAATTTAAAGTGATCGAGCACTTTCTCAGCAAGTTCCGTAGCACCATGTAATCGACATGCCCCCAAAAGGGTACCCCAAATAACAGCATTCGGTTCGAAAGGCATGGTATTTACAAGCATAAAAGCTTCCTTCAAACGCTCTCCACGGGCTAAAAGGTCGATCATGCAACCGTAATGCTCAATTTCAGGAACAATTCCATAATCCTTTTCCATTGCGTAAAAGCCTTGTATGCCATCGTCGATAAAGCCTGCATGAGAACAAGCACACAAGACGCCAATAAATGTAACTCTATCCGGCTTAAATCCTTCCTTCCTCATTCTTTCAAAAACACAAAGTGCTTCCCTGCCATGGCCATGCATAGCAAACCCCTGTAGCATAACATTCCACGAAACAACATCTCTTTTCGACATTCCATTGAAGACACTCCATGCCTTGTCGAGACTACCACACTTTGCATACATATTAACTAATGTGTTACACACCGCCACACTACATCGAAACTGAAGCCTCTCTATTGAATCATGAACTTTTAAACCCATTGCTAACGAACCAGACTCGGCACAAGCAGCCAATATACTAGTAACGGTGGCATCATCCAACTCGAACCCATTTCGCTCCATTCGATCATACAACTCGATGGCTTCCTTTGTGAACCCCTTTTCGACATATCCTGAGATAATTATAGTCCAAGGAACCAATGTCTTAACCGGCATCTTATCGAACAATACTCTAGCCATATCCATATCACCAGCCTTACTATAACCCATCACCAACGTTGACCATGAAACAATATTCCTTTGAGGCATACTTTCAAACAATTGAAAAGCTTCCTCCATTTCTCCTGCTTTAACATAACCATTCAAGACCGTATTCCAAGTAATCATACTTTTCTCAGGCATTTCATCGAACAACTTCCTAGCTTCCCTCAACTCTCCAACTTTCGTTAACCCTCCAATCATAgaattccaagaaacaacatctcTATGTTCCATCACCGTAAACAACCTCAAAGCTGCTTTAATACCCAAACCTCCAAACCTTGAATAATTATCAATAAGAGCATTGGGTACAAAAATATCACCCAAAAAACCATTCTTTTCGATCTGGGTATGAATCATTTCCATCATTTGTAAACGATTACAAGCTTTTAAAAGAAAAGGGTAGGTGAGGGTATTAGCCAGAATCC
This window of the Gossypium hirsutum isolate 1008001.06 chromosome A09, Gossypium_hirsutum_v2.1, whole genome shotgun sequence genome carries:
- the LOC107888563 gene encoding UPF0301 protein BF2109; amino-acid sequence: MEACFFSSKSFIQTIEFEPSIKPKTLPFPNTNSSLFYSTKVASPSSITCCLSNDEKKPTLDSDWRSFRAKLVATEKVSSPSSWIDPDTLVDQPPQPVTIGDKWAHTIREPEKGCLLIATKKLDGVHIFERTVILLLKAGSIGPLGIILNQSSLKSIKEIRSTTIRDVSEVFSHVPLFFGGPLEDGFFLVSPTKDDDDGGVEKSGVFEEVMKGLYYGTKESARYAAEMVKRNVVKARDFRFFDGYCLWDKEQLDEEIKASFWIVVACSPSVIGLESVGNVGLWEEILGLIGPRNVW
- the LOC107888564 gene encoding pentatricopeptide repeat-containing protein At3g29230; the protein is MSIPCKPPSWFSTRRLFEQNLQDLHNYTNLSHIKQLQAQIIKQNLHQHLSIAPKLISAFSRCRQITLALNVFNQIQNPNVHLYNTLIRAYVQNSQPTQAFSFFFEMQWNGILANTLTYPFLLKACNRLQMMEMIHTQIEKNGFLGDIFVPNALIDNYSRFGGLGIKAALRLFTVMEHRDVVSWNSMIGGLTKVGELREARKLFDEMPEKSMITWNTVLNGYVKAGEMEEAFQLFESMPQRNIVSWSTLVMGYSKAGDMDMARVLFDKMPVKTLVPWTIIISGYVEKGFTKEAIELYDRMERNGFELDDATVTSILAACAESGSLAMGLKVHDSIERLQFRCSVAVCNTLVNMYAKCGSLDKAWSVFNGMSKRDVVSWNVMLQGFAMHGHGREALCVFERMRKEGFKPDRVTFIGVLCACSHAGFIDDGIQGFYAMEKDYGIVPEIEHYGCMIDLLARGERLKEAFMLVNTMPFEPNAVIWGTLLGACRLHGATELAEKVLDHFKLDRTDPGNYSMLSNIFAAAGDWDGVATVRLQMKSVGVQKPSGASSIEIDNEVHEFTVFDRSHPNFDSIYGMVHRLAQDLKRVAHPKDATLPVEVGELVI